In the genome of Sander vitreus isolate 19-12246 chromosome 13, sanVit1, whole genome shotgun sequence, one region contains:
- the cyb5d2 gene encoding neuferricin: MNNMLGYVLVAFLALAVVFIPREWAVTFGYGSNKEPPMRLLSRRELSVYDGEEGSKGLYLAILGQVFDVHKGHKHYGPGGAYHFMAGKDASLAFITGDFTESGLTDDVSSLSPLQVMALYDWLAFYQREYPSVGLLISRFYSKTGQPTEALLQVEASLAEGQRLKAQSEEEMVHFPACNSEWSAARGGRVWCSTKSGGVERGWAGVPRKLFSPGSSSVRCVCVEDPSAAEEDPNLQKYDGCPLHADSCSVEEF, encoded by the exons ATGAACAACATGCTCGGCTATGTATTGGTCGCGTTTCTAGCACTGGCAGTTGTGTTTATTCCTCGCGAGTGGGCCGTTACATTTGGATATGGATCTAACAAGGAGCCGCCTATGCGGCTCCTGAGCAGGCGTGAATTATCAGTGTACGACGGGGAGGAAGGCAGCAAGGGCCTTTACCTGGCCATACTGGGACAAGTTTTTGATGTACACAAGGGGCACAAGCACTATGGACCTGGTGGTGCTTATCACTTTATGGCAG GCAAAGATGCCTCACTGGCCTTCATCACTGGGGACTTCACAGAAAGTGGCCTGACAGATGATGTGTCCAGTCTGTCCCCACTACAGGTGATGGCCCTTTATGACTGGCTGGCCTTCTATCAGAGGGAATACCCAAGTGTAG GTCTGTTAATAAGCCGGTTCTATAGCAAGACTGGGCAGCCCACAGAGGCCCTGTTGCAAGTGGAAGCATCACTAGCAGAAGGCCAGCGACTCAAGGCCCAGTCTGAGGAAGAAATGGTACACTTCCCAGCCTGTAACTCAGAGTGGAGCGCTGCCAGGGGAGGAAGAGTCTGGTGCTCCACTAAGAG CGGTGGAGTGGAAAGAGGCTGGGCAGGTGTCCCGCGAAAGCTCTTCTCCCCAGGCTCCAGTAGTGTTCGTTGTGTCTGTGTCGAAGACCCATCTGCAGCAGAGGAAGACCCCAACCTGCAGAAATATGACGGCTGCCCTCTGCACGCCGACTCGTGCTCTGTTGAAGAGTTCTAA
- the ankfy1 gene encoding rabankyrin-5, with amino-acid sequence MAEEEVAKLQKHLALLRQEYVKMQQKLADTERRCAVLTAQAPGQGSSTPAAADTFISRLLDIVADLYKQEQYSDLKVKVAGENLSAHKFVLAARSDVWSLANMASTSELDLSDCKPEVAMAMLRWAYTDELELTEDDGFLIDLMKVANRFQLQLLRERCEKGVMSSVNVRNCIRFYQTAEELNATTLMNYCGEIIASHWDDLRKEDFSTMSAQLLYKMIKSKTEYPLHKAIKVEREDVVFLYLIEMDSQLPAKLNELDNNGDLALDLALAHKLESIATTLVNNKADVDMVDQSGWSLLHKAIQRGDEFASIFLIRHSAQVNAATVGAVETPLHLVCSFSPKKHSAEVMSGMARIAEALLKTGANPNMQNSRGRTPLHEAVASGNEPVFNQLLQCKQLDLELKDHEGSTALWLALQYITLSSDPSVNPFEDDAPVENGTSFDENSFAAQLIQRGSNPDAPDSTKENCLMQRAAQAGNEAAALFLATHGAKVNHVNKWGESALHTACRCGLASLTAELLHQGANPNLQTQKALPDDTVGVATQTPLHMAIAHNHPDVVSVILEQKANALHATNNFQIIPDFSLKDSMDQTVLGLALWTGMHTIAAQLLGSGASINDTMSNGQTLLHMAIQRQDSKSALFLLEHQADINVRTQEGQTALQLAISNKLPLVVDAICTRGADMSVVDDKGNPPLWLALENGLEDIASTLVRHGCDATSWSTGPSGCQQNLLHRAVDENNEVSACFLIRSGCDVNSTRQPGPNGEGDEEARDGQSPLHLASSWGLEEVVQCLLEFGANVNAQDAEGRAPIHAAISNQHNVIIQLLISHPDIRLNIRDRQGMTPFACAMTHKNNKAAEAILKREPGAAEQVDNKGRNFLHVAVQNSDIESVLFLISVQANVNSRVQDAAKLTPLHLAVQAGSEIIVRNLLLAGAKVNELTKHRQTALHLAAQQDLATICSVLLENGVDFAAEDENGNNALHLAVMQGRLNNVRTLLTESNVDAEAFNLRGQSPMHVLGHYGKENAAAIFELFLECMPEYPLDKPDNEGNTVLLLAYMKGNANLCRAIVRAGARLGVNNNQGINIFNYQVATKQLLFRLLDMLSKEPPWCDGSNCYECVAKFGVTTRKHHCRHCGRLLCHKCSIKEIPIIKFDLNKPVRVCDICFDVLTLGGVS; translated from the exons ATGGCGGAAG AGGAGGTGGCCAAGCTGCAGAAGCACCTGGCCCTGCTCCGGCAGGAGTATGTGAAGATGCAGCAGAAGCTGGCTGACACAGAGAGGCGCTGTGCCGTGCTTACTGCTCAGGCCCCTGGCCAGGGCTCCTCCACCCCTGCAGCTGCAGACACATTCATCAGCCGTCTGCTGGACATCGTGGCCGACCTCTACAAGCAGGAACAGTACAG TGATCTGAAAGTGAAAGTCGCAGGGGAGAATCTCAGTGCCCATAAGTTTGTGTTGGCTGCTCGCAGTGATGTCTGGAGTCTGGCCAACATGGCCTCCACCTCTGAACTGGACCTATCTG ATTGCAAACCCGAGGTTGCCATGGCAATGCTGCGCTGGGCATACACCGATGAGTTGGAACTCACTGAGGACGATGGCTTTCTCATTGACTTGATGAAGGTGGCCAACCGCTTCCAGCTTCAGCTGCTCAGAGAAAG GTGTGAAAAAGGCGTGATGTCCTCCGTGAATGTCAGGAACTGCATTCGCTTCTACCAAACAGCTGAGGAGCTAAATGCCACCACCCTGATGAACTACTGTGGGGAGATCATAGCCAGTCACTGG GATGATCTGAGAAAAGAAGATTTCAGCACCATGAGTGCTCAACTACTGTACAAGATGATCAAGTCTAAAACGGAGTATCCTCTCCACAAAGCCATCAAAGTCGAGCGAGAAGATGTGGTCTTTCTCTATCTCATCGAGATGGACTCACAG CTACCTGCCAAGCTGAATGAACTGGACAACAACGGTGACCTGGCGCTAGACCTGGCGCTCGCTCATAAATTAGAAAGTATTGCCACCACTCTGGTTAACAACAAAGCTGATGTGGACATGGTGGACCAGAGTGGCTGGAGCCTCCTGCATAAGGCCATCCAAAGAG GTGATGAATTTGCCTCCATCTTCCTGATTCGCCACTCTGCTCAGGTGAATGCAGCCACAGTGGGGGCGGTGGAGACCCCACTTCACCTGGTCTGTTCTTTCAGCCCCAAGAAACACTCTGCGGAAGTGATGAGTGGCATGGCACGAATCGCAGAGGCTCTGCTCAAGACCGGAGCCAACCCCAACATGCAGAACAGCAGGGGCAG aaCTCCGCTGCATGAAGCTGTGGCATCAGGGAATGAGCCAGTGTTCAACCAACTACTGCAGTGCAAACA GCTTGACCTGGAACTCAAGGACCACGAGGGCAGCACAGCTCTGTGGCTGGCCCTGCAGTATATCACCTTGTCTTCAGACCCCTCAGTAAACCCATTTGAGGATGATGCACCAGTAGAGAACGGCACCTCGTTCGACGAGAATAGTTTTGCCGCCCAGCTTATCCAGAGAGGAAGCAACCCTGATGCACCTGACTCGACCAAAG AAAACTGCCTCATGCAGAGAGCAGCTCAGGCCGGAAATGAGGCAGCTGCACTTTTCCTTGCCACTCATGGAGCAAAGGTCAACCATGTCAACAAATGG GGTGAGAGCGCCCTTCATACAGCATGTCGCTGTGGCCTGGCGAGCCTGACAGCAGAGCTGCTCCATCAAGGGGCCAACCCCAACCTGCAGACCCAGAAGGCTCTGCCTGACGACACGGTCGGTGTGGCTACGCAGACCCCACTCCACATGGCCATTGCTCACAACCACCCAGATGTAGTCTCTGTCATCCTCGAGCAAAAAG CCAATGCACTCCATGCCACCAACAACTTCCAGATCATTCCAGACTTCAGTCTCAAAGACTCCATGGACCAGACAGTGCTGGGCTTGGCCTTGTGGACAG GCATGCACACTATAGCAGCTCAGCTGCTGGGCTCAGGGGCTTCTATCAATGACACTATGTCCAATGGACAAACCCTGCTTCACATGGCCATCCAAAGACAGGACAGCAAGAGTGCCCTCTTCCTTCTGGAGCATCAAGCTGACATCAATGTCAG GACCCAGGAGGGACAAACAGCACTACAGTTGGCCATCAGTAACAAACTGCCACTAGTGGTGGATGCCATTTGCACAAGAGGAGCTGATATGTCTGTGGTGGATGACAAAGGGAACCCTCCATTGTGGCTGGCTCTGGAGAATGGCCTGGAGGACATTGCATCCACACTG GTCCGCCATGGCTGTGATGCGACTTCTTGGAGCACAGGGCCCTCTGGCTGTCAGCAGAACCTCCTGCACAGAGCTGTTGATGAGAATAATGAGGTCTCTGCTTGCTTCCTCATCCGCAG TGGTTGTGACGTAAACAGCACCAGACAGCCAGGCCCTAACGGGGAAGGAGATGAAGAAGCCCGCGATGGACAATCTCCTCTACACCTTGCAAGCAGCTGGGGATTGGAGGAGGTGGTGCAGTGCCTTCTCGAGTTTGGAGCTAATGTTAATGCACAG GATGCAGAGGGCAGGGCTCCCATCCATGCTGCCATTAGCAACCAGCACAACGTCATTATACAGCTCCTCATTTCCCATCCAGACATTCGTCTCAACATTCGCGACCGTCAAGGAATGACCCCCTTTGCCTGTGCCATGACGCACAAGAACAATAAGGCAGCCGAGGCTATCCTCAAGAGGGAGCCAGGTGCTGCGGAGCAG GTGGACAACAAAGGACGTAACTTTCTCCACGTGGCTGTGCAAAATTCCGACATCGAAAGTGTCCTGTTCCTCATCAGTGTCCAAGCTAATGTCAACTCCAGGGTTCAGGATGCAGCCAAACTCACCCCTCTCCACCTGGCTGTCCAGGCTGGATCTGAGATCATTGTCCGCAACCTG CTGCTTGCCGGAGCCAAAGTAAATGAGCTGACCAAACACAGGCAGACAGCACTACATTTGGCTGCCCAGCAGGACCTGGCCACTATTTGTTCTGTGTTGCTAGAGAATGGAGTAGACTTTGCTGCTGAGGATGAGAATGGCAACAATG CTCTGCATCTGGCTGTGATGCAGGGCCGCCTTAACAATGTCAGAACCCTTCTCACAGAGTCCAACGTTGATGCTGAGGCCTTCAATCTCAG GGGTCAGTCACCAATGCACGTACTAGGCCATTATGGGAAAGAGAATGCTGCCGCCATTTTTGAGTTGTTCCTGGAGTGTATGCCTGAATACCCTCTAGACAAACCAGATAATGAAGGGAACACAG TTCTGCTCCTGGCCTACATGAAAGGAAATGCAAACCTGTGCCGTGCCATTGTGAGGGCTGGGGCTCGACTGGGCGTCAATAATAATCAGGGCATCAACATCTTCAACTACCAAGTTGCAACCAAACAGTTGCTCTTCCGCCTTCTAG ATATGCTGTCCAAAGAGCCCCCTTGGTGTGATGGGTCCAACTGCTATGAATGTGTTGCCAAGTTTGGTGTTACAACGCGGAAACATCACTG CCGCCACTGTGGGCGCCTGTTGTGCCACAAGTGCTCTATAAAGGAGATACCCATCATCAAGTTTGACTTGAACAAGCCGGTGAGGGTGTGTGACATCTGCTTCGATGTACTAACTCTGGGTGGGGTATCGTAA